The genomic window ATTGAAAAGTATGTTCCTAAGAAATGGAGAGGCGTGCGTGCAATCCATGTCAAGGGCCCGGAGACCATGGCACTTCCCATCTGGTTGGCGGATGAATTGTGggttgaggaggaagatgttTTGGATGAGAGCGTAGtgaaggagattgaagagagggttgcagagaagaagaacaagaagaggaagacgagGGGTATGGACGCAAGCGAGGccgagggaggagaggagaagaaacagaaattGTTGGAGAGCAACGACGATAAGTTAGACCAAGAGATCGCGCTACGAAAGGCCATgttgaagaagcagaaggaGGATGCGGCAAAGGAATTGGACGCCGTTCCGGTTGTAGTcaagaagaccaagaagACCAAAAAGGTCGCTGCTTAACTTTAGTATCGGTCGTGCAAAATTCTACGTCTCGTTTCAGGCACGAGcatggaggaaaagaaaatgggttTATAAGATGGCGTTGGCGGCGCACATGTATGTTTGTTAGTAGATTAGACTTATCGTAATGAAAGGAAATCTTGTAATGGATTGCATATTGGGTATCtgattgtatttttttttttttttttttttcttaattgAATGGttgtgagtgagtgagtttTTAAGTGTTCGCCGCCACGGGAGAAAagaacatacatacatacatacataatgCTGCACACACGATGAACAGAATAAATAAACCATccaccaaaccaaaccaaaataAAGACATATCACAAAAACATCTAAACATCAAGATCTCCTGCTCATCCAATCGAACTTCAATCGAATTTCAGATACTAAAAAAATGCCATACGTCGAATGGAGCttaaaagtatttttttattattaatttcgGGAATCCCATATTGAATTAACTAACTTATTATCCTCGAGTCCGAATGAACCAAACTACAAATCTCAATTTAGACCATGAGAACAAACGCCCGCATTCCCTAGCCTGCGCCCGGTATCTCAAACTACAAACGCTTTCCTTCCACTCCATGACCTATCTGCAAATTCTCCAAAAACAACATTTCATTCCCATCCTTCTAGCCCAAATTATCGTAACCGAGCCCCTTTACAACTCCTCCTCGTGTCCCGTCATCTGGGCTTGCTTCTCCCCAAATTTCTTCCCTGCTGGACCAAAATACTCTTTGAAAGCCTTCTCTAGCATCTCCTCTCCTAACGTCATATGTCCCCCTGGAATGGTTTCGAAAACTAATTTTCCGGCCTCATCCAATGTCTTTAAACCTAGCCAATCTTCTTTATAAATGGCTCTTTCTTTCAGTGGTGTAACTTCCGTGCCGTTGACTTCAGCCCACCATCCACTTTCCTTAGGGATGACAGTTGTATCGTCTTCAAAGACATACATTACGAATCGTTCCAATTTTTCCATGTTGGATTTATATGTTTGGTTCTTGAGAACGCGCTCATTATTGATGTCGGCAaggaaattggaatattCAAGGTAAGAGTCTAGGTTTTCCGGATCTCTGAAGTATTGAGCGGGTACGAGACGAGATTGGACAAAGGTTGACCAGGTGTTGGATCGCAAAAGGGTTTGAGCACCGCGACAGAGGAAATCGGCAGGACCACAGGCTTGGAAGGCAGAAATGCCGTTGTGTTGGGAACCGAAGGTCAGGAGAGAGCGGATGGGTGGAGCATTGCAGCGGGATATGTAGCCACGCAAGAATTGGCCGCCTTGGGAGAATCCAATTGCGTCGACGGCGGGCGCGGTAGAGAGAATAGGATGGGAGGCGAGGTCTTCGCAGACCTTTTCGATTTGAACTTGGTAAGAGAGTTAGTATGATATTTAAAGGAAAAATAGGGGATGTACTCACGAGTGAGATTTCCAAAGAAGGTAGCTGTCCTATCTGCAGATGCATCCTCATCTACATGAATATTGTAGACAAAAGTCCCAGGATGAATAGCTTCAGCTAGTTTTCCAACTTGCGCAAGACCATCCGCTTTGTAATTATCGCCGAGTCCATGCCAGATAATCAAGGGAAGTGGagtatcatcttcatcgttgGATGATTTTGTGTTTTGGCGAGTCTTTCCGGACAAGGTGAGGTTGAAAATACTTGGAAGAGGACTGTTTTTATCGTAGACAGAGGCATGTTCATCATGCGCGACGGGAAATTCAAGAACACTCTCAGGCATAACGATAGCGTTGATGAGCGATGCGCTGCTGAGCAACGAGATAATTTTGGTAATGGGCGCCATGTTGGAGAGCTTTGGTGGCGGGTATGATGATTGGAGCTCTGAAGATAATGGTTTTGATGCGAACTGGCGTAACAGTCTACCAGAGGTTGTAAACTATTCGAGTATTTTGGGCCAAAGTGATGGAATGATATATTGCAAACAGAATCTGCTTGTTCAGCTGAGGAAGATGTCCTTGTTGATGTCCTTGTTGATGTCCTTGTTGATGTCCTTGTTGATGTTCCGGCTGAAGTTGGGGCTTAGTACTTGAGACCTTGATGGGCCATCCCCACAAAGCCGCTTTATAGTAGACTTAGAGGTACATTTTACCGATGTTCTGCCGCACAGAGGAAGATAGTAAATCCGTCTGATATTCATCATTTCTGGCAGTACGCAAGTTAATCGAACTATTTTGCTTCAAAGTCTCGCACCGCATTTTCCTTTCGATGATACCATAGAACGAGCTGGGAACCTCGTATTATTGAATGCCGCAGTCCAGTTGCGATCAACGAAAACCTCGCTGAAAGAAAATTTACCATCGAAATCGATTTGCGACAGAGAGCTGAATAGAAGTTCGACTACGAAGGCATTGATTGAAGCACGTTACGAGTTGCAGTGCGAGAGGTTCAGATTATCGCGAGTTTGAGTTCGCCCGAGTTCTACACAGTCAAACTTGGAGAGCCGCAAAGCTTTAACTGCAACCGTTTGTCACTTCTTGCAGAAAATCCAAGGCAAACCTACACCAGAGACTGACGGGAAGCCGAACGTAGATGCGAGGGCCCCCTTGGTCGACTTATTCCCAGAAAACCTCAAATATCGTTCCACATATTACTTTATCAATTTCCAATACTCTTGCAATGGTACCTGCACCAATGGCGCCTGCTCCAGAATCCACCCAGGTCATCCCTACGGGTCCTCACCCGTCATTCATTCAAGTCGCCAAACCTTATATGTTCCAGCAACATGTCAATACCAAACTCATGATCATCGGCGCAAATCCTACACGCGAGGATCAGTTTAGGCTACAGGGGGTGACTTGGATTAATGACGTTAGGGTTGCTTTACAGCTGTCAGTATTACCCTGACTTGCGCAGACACAAGTATTAACTTCTACAAGACCAGTGCGAACTTTCTGTACCGCTGCCACCTACTTTCATCGCTTTCGGCTTGCTCACAAAGATActgaatatcaataccaaGATGCAGCGGCTGCTGCACTTCTAACAGCTTGCAAGATTGAAGATACCCTTAAAAAGTCCAAGGATATTATTTGCGCAGCTCACAACTTAAAACATTCAGCTGCAGAGCATTTAAGCTCCGACGATACTGTATGTCTTGCCCCATCCTGGTTATAGATGGCTACTAATTCATGTAGATCTTTGAGGCTCCTTCTAAAGTTGTCATTGGCCTTGAACGTCTTATGCTTGAAGCATCTAGCTTCGACTTCCGTGTTCGTTACCCGCAAAAACACCTCATTAAACTTGTCAAGAACGGTGGAATTCAACGTGACGTTGCAGAAGTTGCGTATCAAGTCATGATAGATCTCTATCGAACATTCGCCCCCCTCAAGCAAACTTGTTCTACCATGTCTTTTGCTTGTGTAGAACTGGCGACATTAATTTGTGAGAAGCAAAAGGGTTGGAGAGGCCCAAGCTATAAAAAGTGGTGGACTAGTCGTTCGGAAATTGTGGAAACAATGTTGGATCTATTAGATCTTTACACGCATTACCAGAAGCAGTCTATCGTTGGTCCTTTACACAATATCGAGAAATTCATAGGTATCCGAATTAAGATCAATCAAGAGctggaggagaagagattaCCAAGACACACGGAACACCACGAAGCACCACGAAATAATGGGGTGCGACACCCTCCCAATACTCCTGTTACACCAGCCAGCCCAGCAGACTTACGATTTAATGGCCATGTTGCATCACCAGCAAACCAGAGCCCCAAATCGGTAAGTTCAGGTTCGAAACCACCCACGGGTATTCGTGGTCAGAGTGGTACGGTACGTTATATGTTGGATGTGGTTACAGCCAAGAATGAGAGAGACATAGTCGACACATACTTTCAAGATGAATATGAGGGATATGAAGTGGAAGTAGAAGAGGCGGTACCTGTTGAACCAATACCCACCCACCATACTCCGAGAGAACCACATCATGGACGACATCATGGGCATGGACACGGACACGGACACGGGCATGGGCATGGGCATGGGCATGGACATGGACGAGATTATCGACACTTTAACAAACGAAtgcgaagatgatgaaaatcccaaaatcaaCTCATTATCAGAGAATCTAGTACGGCGTTTGGTTACGGGGGGGGAGGGGTATCTTCAAAAGATCAATGCATAATAGGAGTCTTAAGGATGCTTCATGGGAGGTTTTGGGAGTTATCGGGAGCGAAAAGGAAGATACcaacttattatatatagtaggTAGATGTATATTTAAAAGAGCAATAAGGAACCAACGACTGTAGAATTCTATCATAACTTCATTGAATGACTAATGATGGATCTGGGTTTTTCATACAGTTAAAGTTCCAGTTATAGTTACGATTGTAGCGATTGTTATGATGACTATTGAAGacaaataaatgaataaattaattattgacTTTTCACTGATTGACTATATGGTTTACCTAGTATGTAAGTAGCACACGAGCACGCGAGCCGTGTCCtaagggaagggaagggaagggatggaaaggaaaggcaaaggaaaagaaaaaggaaaagttgCGGGtaaggtaggtaggtaggtaggtaggtaggtatgagGTATGTATGTCATGTAGCTGACTTGGATATTAATAGCATGTGAAGATCATTTTTGGAGGTCGGGCCCAAGGCAAGGGTTGGAAAAGGGTGGAGTGGGCtgtgaatggatggatgggatggatggatgggatgggttaTGACGATTTCTTGCGCAACACAAGTTTCGCGTGTTGACCAAGTCGTATTGTGAAGAGGTGGTGGGGAGGTagggagggaaggagggagTCTAgagttggatggatggatggatatatgatatctattgtatgtatgtatatgtatgtatgtagtcATGGAAAGTTGGAACCAAGGAAGCTGGAGAGATGAGGGATATATATACCGGTAGAGAATTGGGGAGTGGTTTATTTACATAGATATGAGTATATCGACATTTTATCGTAAATCAATGTAAATCAATGTAAATCATCGTAAATCATGGCTcataaattctatattcaCATTTGACTTTTCACATTATCCTTATTATTATCCTCCGAGGTACGAGTCCTCGTATCTTTCTCATCGTTGAATGTGATTCCTTATCCCTTgacaaagaagaaaaaatccaatccatctggACTTGACTGAATCcagaaagaaggaaagaatccGAGCCCATCGAGCAAACCAATCAAGTCATGTTATTCACACTCGCGTGAGTAGTGCGCAGTGATAAGTAAAGCAAGTACTATCTATGCGTGCCAGGGAGGTGGTCTCGAGgtggtgaatgaatgaatgaatgaataaatgaataaatggagaatgaagaatgaagagacAAATCCAAAGTGACGCAGTACAGGGATTTTTAACTAGTGCAGCCATGTTCCAGTAGCTTCTTCCCATCGACCAAGAAACCTGTTGACACAACTACAACTACAATTACAACTCAACTTCAACTAAAACGATCAATCCTACTTTAAAACTTCCAATATTTcctcaccaccatcatcaatctGACATCCCCATCACAATCACACGCAACAGTTCGTATCATCACACAACACCTTCAATCACACGCATAAAGGTGTACTACCCTTGATTTCTTCAGCAAGGAGAAAACTTACATCGACAACTTCAAAATGGCTCCCCCACCTTCTgcctctctcccccttcaGGAGAGGCTCATACAACTCGCGCAAACATTGCAGTGTAAGTTGCAGCTTGTCTCAAAACATGCATAGAGATATGTGCTGACTGTGACATTGCTACAGTTGCTTGGTTTGTAGGGTACGTCGAATTTTCTCTTGTTGTTTCCCCGCGTCAAAGAGAGCTGTCAGCTCGCGGGAGCTTGGATAATATGTGGTCTTTTCTCGCAGTTTTCCAAACAGCTCCAGAAACAAAAGCTCGGCATTCCATCGCTGTCAATACTAACTCTCAATAATAGACACGTCTCGCTCCTATTCTGCATTCTCAGATACGGCCTTTCGTACATAACTTTCAACTACTACTCGAGATGGGCTACCTTTTCTTATCGTACCGCCTTTATCTCTGCCGCCGTTACCTACGGCATCGTGGTTTACAAGGCATTCCGTGCTCGCGCCAGAGCTGGAAAGGCAAATCAAGCTGGTTTGATCTCTCTTATCGCTGATGAGAATGTTCAATACTTGGGTACgtgctttttcttctcgtctTGATGTTGAGAATCTAACAAATAATAGCCATGGCACTCGTGTGGCTCTTTAACAAGCAATACCCTCTTGCCATGCTTCCATTCGGTGTTTACTCGGTCTTCCACGTCGCAACTTATACCCGTACCAACCTCATCCCAACTCTCCAACCAGCTCCACAAGGTACCGACCCTAAGGCTGCTCCAAAGCCAAACGCTACGGCCGATACCATTGGCAAGTTCGTCAAGGAATACTATGACACATCCATGGGACTTGTTGCTCTTCTCGAAATCATCCTCTGGGCTCGTATCTTCCTCTCCGCTATTGCATTCCAATCTGGTTCctggattttgattgttatCTACACTGCCTTCCTTCGTTCAAGATTCGCTCAAAGCGCATTTGTTCAAGGACAATTCAGACAAGTAGAGTCAAGAATTGACAGCCTTGTTAGTGCCCAATCTACTCCTCCAGCAGCAAGACAAGTTTGGGAAGCTATTAAGGGTGCCGCTAAAACTTTCCACGATGCTACCGACATCGGAAAGTATGTTGCCGGTGCCCAAGCTCAAAAGAAGACTTCGTAAACGACAATTGCCGATTCAACTACAAGATTAGGTTACCAGTCGAGAGATTTCTGGAAGTGTAGGTGAAGCACGGAAAGAATGGTCCTTGGACTGGGAAGGATATCACAAATATGAATGCTCAAAAGCGAGTATTATCAGCAATTCAATGATGAATCAAATGGGTCGGGACTTCTTATATCCAGGTGGTTTATACATCATGATTAGTTGTCTAGGTCTTTTATTCCGGATAGTAGGAAAAGCTTGAAAATTTGAGGACTGGGCAGTAAGGATGGATGATGTATGCGTACTTGGTATCCTGACtgcttcctttctttttgtttttactGCAGCGAGGGAGTTATTTTTGTGCACTTGTTTTATGTGGCGTGTATTCAAAGtctaataataaagatttcatgaaattcaaattgtTTATCATCTATGTGTGAGTTATGATTTGGGGTGAAAAGGATTAGGTTAAGAATTGTAAGGTGTTTGTATAGTGAATCGAACTACCTAACTAATTACTAGCCGAGAGACtagtatatattgatatctgCTCTTTAAGGATTGAATATCAGCAATCGATATATCAAGCTGAAGGGCGATATCCACAACAGGAGAAGTGGATTCTCTGAATTGGAattcataattcattttgttttggGTGTAGTATTTCTAAAAGAGGGACTAAAGCGAATTTCCATATCACTTGTATCGATTTGTAATAACTCAATGGgaattttgtttgtttctttaATAAGTCTTGCTATCTGTTTATGTGGGTGTTTATATAGGTGTAGGTGTAGGTGTAGGTGTAGGTGTAGGTGTAGGTATAGGTGTTTAGGGACAAAGTAATTGGTGTGggtgtgatggatggatgttggtagaggatgggatgggatgggatgggatgggatgggtaggatgggatgggatgggtagGATGGGTAGGATAGGTAGgatgtatttgatattgaatatgtattgtggatttgatattaatgtttatattgatatcggtggggattttggagattggtggttggtggttggtggttggtggttaGGGGGTTAGGGGGTTAGTAGTTAGGGGGTTTGTTGATTGAaagggaggaagagggagagggagagggagagggggagaggggggggagagAAGCTGTTTGGTATATGTGTGATTGGGGAATTTTCGTATAGTATTTCAGGAGGGGGTgggggtggaggtggaggaaggGTTCTGAGTGTGTTGTGTGGTTTGAGAGGTGGGAgaatggatggggatgaaaggagtgggtgagtgggtgagtgggagagagggagggagggagtggACTTTTATCTctaatttttgtttttgtttttgtttttgtttttgtttttgtttttgttttcgcTTGATTGGCTTGGTGTTAAATCTATCTATATGCTTTGTGTGGATTCTGGATATTGTATCCGTATTCGTATTCATGTTgatgcttttgtttttgtttttgttatAAAGATTGTTTTGGGGTTAagtgtacatacatatttttGTTATGAAGATTAGTTTGGGGTTacgtgtgtatgtgtatgcttgcttgcttgcttttaGAATGTAGAAGGTGTAGGAGAAGAGCTCGAGGGGAGTGTAAgagaagggagggggagTGTAGTGGGTATAGAGAGGGGAGTGAATGATTAATGATGAGGTCGGATGgtgaatgatggatggtggatgattGATAGGGCTAGAGAGAAAATCTTTGGGTGTGgaggttgattgattgattgattgatagttGAAGGATGGAATAATGGaaagtgtgaagtgtgaaatGGGAAATGTAGAATAGGAAATGTAAAATAGGAAGCATAAAGTGGAAAGTGTGAAGGGAAGGGAGtgagatgggaatggataggaatggatggaaatggatgtTAGTAGGGACTGGGATATGTGGGTgtggtgaggtgaggtgaggtgaggtgaggtgaggtgagattATTTGTTGATTAAATAGGGAGGATGGTTAGATGgctagataggtagataatAGAGGGAGGAAAATATTGTATAGAATAGGGCTTGTAAGAAGTGGAGAATAGGaaaggaattggagagatCGTTTGGGATTCGAAGGGTTTGGATAATACAGGGGTAGGTAAGTTGTAGTTATTGATctgggttggattggattgggttggggTGAAAGAAGAGATTATGAGATAGAATGGAGAGGGTATTGGATTGTATTAAGAGGAATATATAAGAAGTATATAAAGTGACATATATGTTCAACTAGCTAGGTATAGATGGATTGGTTAGGAAATTAAAGGGGACTAGGTAGGTGGGTGTGTATGTGTAAATCTGTTGGTTTTCTGAAGTACTGTATTTTACCGTATTTTATCTAAAGTGTTTAAGATTTATGAATTGTCCGATTATTTCGGGTGATATGGAtatagatttggatttggatttggatttggttctGGATTTgaatgtagatgtagatgtagatgtagatgtagacaTAGTTATAGTCATAGACAAGGACGCGAATATAAGTGGATTATTTATTGGATCTGCTGGATTAGATACTGATTGAGATTCAAAGAGATGAaataagatgagatgagagttTTAGTCACTTTGATTTATATGTTTTGGTGtgaatttaaaattatatgagattaGAGACTGTCACAGTGGTTTTCGGTTGATTGGTTGATGGGGAAAGTACTCTGTGCTCTACGCTCTATGATCCGGAATTTTAGGGATGGGAGAGGCAGAGTAATTTGTTCTTGAGTTTGACagttgattatttatttggtAGGTTGAGAGATGGTAGATTTGGGAAGGGGCGAAGGTTGAAGGGGAAGCGGAAAGATGTAACTTTTTACTACGATTGTAAGATTGTATACTGAGTGTTGAGTAGTTTGAGGTGAAGATAATGCGTTGGCGAGGTATTGTGGTGTTttgagagaaggagagaagaagggaagTCATGGAGTATTGAGTGAATGTTTAAGAGGAAGggtagaagagaagaaggtaAGGGATGGGGAATCAGGAGGCGAGAGCTAGATATGTAAGTCATCTAGCTAGATATCACAGAATCACTAAGAGATAATCGTTAATTTATTAGCTCTATGAAAAGAATCTGGACCCACAAAAGCAGGGGACTAAGATTATCTTTTTACATGACTGCTCTTAGTATGATTCATGCCTTGTTCTGTGTTTATTTTCGTGAGATGGCTACAGACTTATGGAGGATAGAAAGAGTAGAAGTATACACATAAGAGATTTATCTgcaattttttctttttggggtCGAGTTTGAGTGAGAGTATGGTTAGTGGTGATGATGGGTGCAAGATATGTTTTGCAGGTATGAGTATGTTGCTTCTAGAAAGactatctattcatcaacGCGAGtctattaaaatatatagtTAGGGATTATTAAATAGAACATAGAACGAAAACGCTCGATCTGAGGAAGAGTGATAAATTGCTTTGAGAATAAATGACATCCTAAAGTTATTTGTTGCGAGATATTTGTATACATTACActaatttataaagaaaCCAAGCTCgcttatttatatagtatGTTTTCAGCATGATTTTAGGGGGGTGGGAGACGTTTGTAGACTTTTTGCTTATCTGAAtaagagatgatgataatgttTCTAGAGGATCCGA from Botrytis cinerea B05.10 chromosome 15, complete sequence includes these protein-coding regions:
- the Bcpom33 gene encoding Bcpom33, which produces MAPPPSASLPLQERLIQLAQTLQFAWFVGHVSLLFCILRYGLSYITFNYYSRWATFSYRTAFISAAVTYGIVVYKAFRARARAGKANQAGLISLIADENVQYLAMALVWLFNKQYPLAMLPFGVYSVFHVATYTRTNLIPTLQPAPQGTDPKAAPKPNATADTIGKFVKEYYDTSMGLVALLEIILWARIFLSAIAFQSGSWILIVIYTAFLRSRFAQSAFVQGQFRQVESRIDSLVSAQSTPPAARQVWEAIKGAAKTFHDATDIGKYVAGAQAQKKTS